Proteins found in one Cellulomonas palmilytica genomic segment:
- a CDS encoding DUF4229 domain-containing protein, with amino-acid sequence MPVLVYTLLRLALFAIMTAVFWAVGMRSWLAPLAGLLVAWALGYVLLGRQRRAAAAWVEQRAEQRGQRRSTAADEDARLEDAADDAARANRPADEA; translated from the coding sequence GTGCCCGTCCTCGTCTACACGCTCCTGCGCCTGGCCCTGTTCGCGATCATGACCGCGGTGTTCTGGGCCGTCGGCATGCGCTCCTGGCTCGCGCCGCTCGCGGGTCTGCTGGTCGCGTGGGCACTGGGGTACGTGCTGCTCGGCAGGCAGCGACGCGCGGCGGCGGCGTGGGTCGAGCAGCGCGCCGAGCAGCGCGGGCAGCGGCGCTCGACGGCCGCCGACGAGGACGCGCGGCTGGAGGACGCGGCCGACGACGCCGCCCGCGCGAACCGCCCCGCCGACGAGGCCTGA
- a CDS encoding PLD nuclease N-terminal domain-containing protein: protein MRYLGTLLLIGFVVYCVIDIVRSDDDERLGVHPALWVLLVVLFPIIGGVVWLAVSRTRRGQRTTYRAQAAAGPAAPVAPDDDPEFLWRLEQERRRREARNPDDEPHDQPGPTA from the coding sequence GTGCGCTATCTCGGGACGTTGCTGCTCATCGGGTTCGTCGTCTACTGCGTGATCGACATCGTCCGCAGCGACGACGACGAGCGCCTCGGCGTCCACCCCGCGCTGTGGGTGCTGCTCGTCGTGCTGTTCCCCATCATCGGCGGCGTCGTCTGGCTCGCCGTCAGCCGCACCCGCCGCGGCCAGCGCACCACCTACCGCGCGCAGGCCGCCGCCGGCCCCGCGGCCCCCGTCGCCCCGGACGACGACCCCGAGTTCCTCTGGCGTCTCGAGCAGGAGCGCCGTCGCCGCGAGGCCCGCAACCCCGACGACGAGCCCCACGACCAGCCCGGCCCCACCGCTTGA